From Kogia breviceps isolate mKogBre1 chromosome 2, mKogBre1 haplotype 1, whole genome shotgun sequence, one genomic window encodes:
- the ZSWIM8 gene encoding zinc finger SWIM domain-containing protein 8 isoform X3, with the protein MELMFAEWEDGERFSFEDSDRFEEDSLCSFISEAESLCQNWRGWRKQSAGPNSPTGGGGGGGSGGTRTRDGLVIPLVELSAKQVAFHIPFEVVEKVYPPVPEQLQLRIAFWSFPENEEDIRLYSCLANGSADEFQRGDQLFRMRAVKDPLQIGFHLSATVVPPQMVPPKGAYNVAVMFDRCRVTSCSCTCGAGAKWCTHVVALCLFRIHNVRPSQFILALFAPHPLLCCMPGHNASAVCLRAPVSESLSRLQRDQLQKFAQYLISELPQQILPTAQRLLDELLSSQSTAINTVCGAPDPTAGPSASDQSTWYLDESTLTDNIKKTLHKFCGPSPVVFSDVNSMYLSSTEPPAAAEWACLLRPLRGREPEGVWNLLSIVREMFKRRDSNAAPLLEILTDQCLTYEQITGWWYSVRTSASHSSASGHTGRSNGQSEVAAHACASMCDEMVTLWRLAVLDPALSPQRRRELCVQLRQWQLKVIENVKRGQHKKTLERLFPGFRPAVEACYFNWEEAYPLPGVTYSATDRKLALCWARALPPRPGASRCGGLEESRERPRPLPAEPAVRPKEPGAKRKGLGEGVLSSQRGPRRLSAEGGDKALHKMGPGGGKAKALGGAGSGGKGSAGSGSKRRLSSEDSSLEPDLAEMSLDDSSLALGAEASTFGGFPESPPPCPHPGGSRGPSTFLPEPPDTYEEDGGVYFSEGPEPSTASAGPPGLLSRELCTRDDLASTDESGNGLPKTKEAAPAVGEEEDDYQAYYLNAQDGAGGEEEKAEGGAGEEHDLFAGLKPLEQESRMEILFACAEALHAHGYSSEASRLTVELAQDLLANPPDLKVEPPPAKGKKNKVSTSRQTWVATNTLTKAAFLLTVLSERPEHHNLAFRVGMFALELQRPPASTKALEVKLAYQESEVATLLKKIPLGPSEMSTVRCRAEELREGTLCDYRPVLPLMLASFIFDVLCTPVVSPTGSRPPSRNWNNEMPGDEELGFEAAVAALGMKTTVSEAEHPLLCEGTRREKGDLALALMITYKDDQAKLKKILDKLLDRESQTHKPQTLSSFYSSSRPATASQRSPSKHGGPSAPGALQPLTSGSAGPAQPGSVAGAGPGPTEGFTEKNVPESSPHSPCEGLPSEAALTPRPEGKVPSRLALGSRGGYNGRGWGSPGRPKKKHTGMASIDSSAPETTSDSSPTLSRRPLRGGWAPTSWGRGQDSDSISSSSSDSLGSSSSSGSRRASASGGARAKTVEVGRYKGRRPESHAPHVPNQPSEAAAHFYFELAKTVLIKAGGNSSTSIFTHPSSSGGHQGPHRNLHLCAFEIGLYALGLHNFVSPNWLSRTYSSHVSWITGQAMEIGSAALTILVECWDGHLTPPEVASLADRASRARDSNMVRAAAELALSCLPHAHALNPNEIQRALVQCKEQDNLMLEKACMAVEEAAKGGGVYPEVLFEVAHQWFWLYEQTAGGSSTAREGATSCSASGIRAAGEAGRGLPEGRGVPGTEPVTVAAAAAAVTAATVVPVISVGSSLYPGPGLGHGHSPGLHPYTALQPHLPCSPQYLTHPAHPAHPMPHMPRPAVFPVPSSAYPQGVHPAFLGAQYPYSVTPPSLAATAVSFPVPSMAPITVHPYHTEPGLSLPTGVALSSVHPASTFPAIQGASLPALPTQPSPLVSGGFPPPEEETHSQPVNPHSLHHLHAAYRVGMLALEMLGRRAHNDHPNNFSRSPPYTDDVKWLLGLAAKLGVNYVHQFCVGAAKGVLSPFVLQEIVMETLQRLSPAHAHNHLRAPAFHQLVQRCQQAYMQYIHHRLIHLTPADYDDFVNAIRSARSAFCLTPMGMMQFNDILQNLKRSKQTKELWQRVSLEMTTFSP; encoded by the exons ATGGAGCTGATGTTCGCGGAGTGGGAGGACGGAGAGCGCTTCTCTTTCGAGGATTCGGACCGCTTTGAGGAGGATTCGCTCTGTTCTTTCATCTCCGAGGCCGAGAGCCTCTGCCAGAACTGGCGGGGATGGCGCAAACAGTCAGCGGGGCCCAATTCCCCCACTGGCGGCGGTGGCGGAGGTGGCAGTGGCGGTACCAGAACGCGAG ATGGACTGGTGATCCCGCTGGTGGAACTGTCAGCAAAACAGGTGGCATTTCATATCCCATTTGAAGTGGTGGAGAAAGTTTACCCCCCGGTGCCTGAGCAGCTCCAACTCCGAATTGCTTTTTGGAGCTTCCCTGAGAACGAAGAGGATATTCG TCTGTATTCCTGCCTGGCCAACGGTAGTGCAGATGAGTTCCAGCGAGGGGATCAGCTATTCCGCATGAGGGCTGTGAAGGACCCCCTGCAGATTG GGTTCCACCTGAGTGCTACAGTGGTGCCACCTCAGATGGTCCCCCCCAAAGGGGCCTACAACGTGGCTGTGATGTTTGACCGCTGCCGGGTCACTTCCTGCAGCTGCACCTGTGGGGCTGGGGCCAAATGGTGCACCCACGTCGTGGCACTCTGTCTCTTCCGCATCCACAACGTGAGGCCCTCCCAATTTATCCTGGCCCTATTCGCTCCACACCCCCTTCTCTGCTGCATGCCTGGCCACAAT GCTTCTGCAGTCTGCCTGCGGGCCCCAGTGTCAGAGTCCCTGTCTCGGCTGCAGAGGGACCAGCTGCAGAAGTTTGCTCAGTACCTCATCAGTGAGCTCCCTCAGCAG ATCCTACCCACAGCCCAGCGTCTCCTGGATGAACTCCTCTCCTCCCAGTCAACAGCCATCAATACAGTATGTGGAGCCCCGG ACCCCACAGCAGGGCCCTCTGCCTCCGATCAGAGTACTTGGTATTTGGATGAATCAACACTCACTGACAACATCAAGAAGACACTGCACAAGTTCTGTGGCCCCTCCCCTGTGGTGTTCAG TGATGTGAACTCCATGTATCTGTCTTCCACGGAGCCTCCGGCCGCTGCTGAATGGGCATGTCTGCTGCGCCCACTGAGGGGCCGCGAGCCAGAGGGAGTCTGGAACTTGCTTAGCATCGTGCGGGAGATGTTCAAGCGGAGGGACAGCAATGCTGCCCCCTTGTTGGAAATCCTCACCGACCAGTGCCTCACTTACGAACAG ATAACAGGCTGGTGGTACAGCGTGCGCACCTCAGCCTCACACAGCAGTGCCAGTGGGCACACAGGCCGCAGCAACGGGCAGTCAGAGGTGGCGGCCCATGCGTGTGCCAGCATGTGTGACGAGATGGTCACACTGTGGAGGCTGGCTGTGCTGGACCCTGCGCTCAGCCCCCAGCG GCGCAGGGAGCTGTGTGTGCAGCTGCGCCAGTGGCAGCTGAAGGTGATTGAGAATGTGAAGCGGGGACAGCACAAGAAGACCCTGGAGCGGCTCTTCCCTGGCTTCCGGCCGGCGGTGGAGGCCTGCTACTTCAACTGGGAAGAGGCCTACCCTCTTCCCGGTGTCACCTACAGTGCCACTGACAGGAAGCTGGCCCTGTGCTGGGCGCGAGCCCTGCCCCCTCGGCCAGGTGCCTCCCGATGTGGGGGCCTGGAAGAATCCCGGGAGCGGCCCCGCCCTCTTCCTGCCGAGCCAGCTGTGCGGCCCAAGGAGCCTGGGGCCAAGCGCAAGGGATTGGGTGAGGGTGTCCTCTCGTCGCAGCGGGGTCCCCGCCGCCTCTCGGCCGAGGGGGGAGATAAGGCTCTGCATAAGATGGGTCCAGGTGGGGGCAAAGCCAAAGCATTGGGGGGGGCTGGCAGTGGGGGCAAGGGCTCAGCAGGCAGCGGGAGCAAGCGGCGGCTGAGCAGTGAAGACAGCTCCCTGGAGCCGGATCTGGCTGAGATGAGCCTGGATGATAGCAGCCTGGCCCTGGGTGCAGAGGCCAGCACCTTTGGTGGATTCCCGGAGAGCCCACCACCCTGCCCTCACCCTGGTGGCTCCCGAGGCCCTTCTACCTTCCTTCCTGAACCTCCAGATACTTACGAAGAAGATGGTGGCGTGTACTTCTCAGAAGGGCCTGAGCCTTCCACAGCCTCTGCTGGCCCCCCTGGCCTACTGTCCAGGGAGCTCTGTACCCGGGACGACCTCGCTTCCACAGATGAGAGTGGCAATGGGCTCCCTAAAACCAAAGAGGCAGCCCCTGCGGTTGGCGAGGAGGAGGATGACTACCAGGCGTATTATCTGAATGCccaggatggggctgggggcGAGGAAGAGAAGGCTgagggcggggctggggaggAACACGACCTGTTTGCCGGACTGAAGCCCCTGGAACAGGAGAGCCGCATGGAG ATATTATTTGCCTGTGCTGAGGCCTTGCATGCGCACGGCTATAGCAGTGAGGCCTCCCGCCTCACCGTGGAGCTTGCCCAGGACCTGCTAGCCAACCCACCTGACCTCAAGGTAGAGCCGCCCCCTGCCAAG GGCAAGAAGAACAAGGTATCTACAAGCCGTCAGACCTGGGTGGCTACCAACACCCTGACCAAGGCGGCCTTCCTGTTAACAGTGCTAAGTGAGCGCCCAGAGCACCACAACCTGGCCTTCCGGGTGGGCATGTTTGCCTTGGAGCTACAGCGGCCCCCAGCTTCCACCAAGGCCTTGGAG GTGAAGCTTGCATATCAGGAGTCTGAGGTGGCCACCTTGCTCAAGAAGATTCCTCTGGGTCCGAGTGAGATGAGTACTGTGCGCTGCCGGGCAGAGGAGCTTCGGGAGGGGACACTCTGTGATTATCGGCCTGTTTTGCCTCTCATGTTGGCCAGTTTCATCTTTGATGTTCTCTGTACTCCAG TGGTTTCTCCCACGGGTTCCCGGCCCCCAAGTCGCAACTGGAACAACGAGATGCCTGGGGAtgaggagctgggatttgaagcaGCAGTTGCTGCCTTGG GCATGAAGACAACAGTGAGTGAGGCAGAGCATCCCCTGCTATGTGAAGGCACACGTCGGGAGAAGGGTGACCTGGCCCTAGCACTAATGATCACTTACAAAGACGACCAGGCCAAACTCAAAAAG ATCTTAGACAAACTCTTGGACCGAGAGAGCCAGACGCATAAACCACAGACACTGAGTTCGTTCTACTCATCTAGCCGCCCGGCCACAGCCAGCCAGAGGTCTCCTTCAAAGCATGGGGGCCCATCTGCTCCAGGGGCCCTGCAACCTCTGACCTCAGGCTCTGCAGGGCCTGCTCAGCCAGGGAGTGTggcaggggctgggccaggcCCCACTGAGGGCTTCACAGAGAAGAATGTGCCTG AGAGTTCCCCACACTCCCCCTGTGAGGGTCTCCCATCTGAGGCAGCTTTGACCCCAAGACCAGAGGGAAAGGTTCCCAGCCGCTTGGCACTTGGCAGCCGTGGAGGCTACAATGGACGGGGCTGGGGCTCACCAGGGCGTCCTAAGAAGAAGCACACAG GCATGGCCAGCATTGACAGCAGTGCCCCTGAAACGACGTCGGATAGCTCCCCAACCTTAAGCCGGAGGCCACTTCGAGGGGGCTGGGCCCCTACCTCCTGGGGCCGAGGACAGGACAGTGACAGCATTAGCAGCTCTTCCTCAGACTCCCTTGGCTCCTCGTCTTCCAGCGGAAGTCGCCGGGCCAGTGCCAGTGGAGGGGCCCGGGCGAAGACGGTTGAAGTTGGCAG GTACAAGGGCCGCCGTCCTGAGAGTCATGCCCCCCATGTACCCAATCAGCCGTCAGAGGCAGCTGCACACTTCTACTTCGAGCTGGCGAAGACGGTGCTGATCAAGGCAGGGGGCAACAGCAGCACTTCCATTTTCACACATCCATCTTCCTCAGGGGGCCACCAGGGTCCTCACCGTAACCTGCACCTTTGCGCCTTCGAGATAGGGCTTTACGCCCTTGGCCTGCACAACTTTGTTTCTCCCAACTGGCTCTCACGTACTTATTCTTCCCACGTTTCCTGGATTACAG GCCAGGCAATGGAGATTGGCAGCGCAGCCCTGACTATACTGGTAGAATGCTGGGATGGGCACCTGACACCCCCTGAGGTTGCATCCCTGGCTGACAGGGCATCACGGGCACGAGACTCCAATATGGTGAGGGCAGCGGCGGAACTAGCCCTAAGCTGCCTGCCTCATGCCCATGCGTTGAACCCCAATGAGATCCAGCGGGCCCTGGTGCAGTGCAAGGAGCAG GATAACCTGATGTTGGAGAAGGCCTGCATGGCAGTGGAAGAGGCGGCTAAGGGTGGGGGCGTATACCCCGAAGTGTTGTTTGAGGTTGCTCACCAGTGGTTCTGGCTATATGAGCAAACAGCAGGTGGCTCATCCACAGCCCGTGAAGGGGCTACAAGCTGTAGTGCCAGTGGGATCAGGGCAGCTGGGGAGGCTGGGCGGGGGCTGCCTGAGGGCAGGGGGGTCCCAGGGACTGAGCCGGTTACAGTggcagcggcggcagcagcagtgaCAGCAGCCACAGTGGTGCCAGTCATCTCGGTGGGGTCCAGTTTATATCCGGGTCCAGGACTGGGGCATGGTCATTCCCCTGGCCTGCACCCCTACACTGCTCTACAGCCCCACCTGCCCTGCAGCCCTCAATACCTCACCCACCCAGCTCACCCTGCCCACCCCATGCCACATATGCCCCGGCCTGCCGTCTTCCCTGTGCCCAGCTCTGCATACCCACAG GGTGTGCATCCTGCATTCCTGGGGGCTCAGTACCCTTACTCGGTGACTCCCCCCTCACTTGCCGCCACGGCTGTGTCTTTCCCCGTCCCTTCCATGGCACCCATCACAGTGCATCCCTACCACACAGAGCCAGGGCTCTCACTGCCCACCGGTGTGGCCT TGAGCAGTGTCCATCCAGCTTCCACGTTTCCGGCCATCCAGGGTGCCTCActgcctgccctgcccacacAGCCCAGCCCTCTGGTGAGCGGGGGTTTTCCACCACCCGAGGAGGAGACTCACAGTCAGCCTGTCAACCCGCACAGCCTACACCACCTGCACGCCGCCTACCGTGTCG GGATGCTGGCACTGGAGATGCTGGGTCGCCGGGCACACAATGATCACCCCAACAActtctctcgctcccccccctaCACTGATGATGTCAAATGGTTGCTGGGGCTGGCAGCAAAGCTGG gagtGAACTACGTGCACCAGTTCTGTGTGGGGGCAGCCAAGGGGGTGCTGAGCCCGTTTGTGCTGCAGGAGATCGTCATGGAGACGCTGCAGCGGCTGAGCCCCGCTCATGCCCACAACCACCTGCGTGCCCCGGCCTTCCACCAACTGGTGCAGCGCTGCCAGCAGGCATACATGCAG TACATCCACCACCGCTTGATTCACCTGACCCCTGCCGACTACGACGACTTTGTGAACGCGATCCGCAGTGCTCGCAGCGCCTTCTGCCTGACACCCATGGGCATGATGCAGTTCAACGACATCCTGCAGAATCTCAAGCGCAGCAAACAGACCAAGGAGCTGTGGCAGCGGGTCTCACTCGAGATGACCACCTTCTCCCCCTGA
- the ZSWIM8 gene encoding zinc finger SWIM domain-containing protein 8 isoform X8, with translation MELMFAEWEDGERFSFEDSDRFEEDSLCSFISEAESLCQNWRGWRKQSAGPNSPTGGGGGGGSGGTRTRDGLVIPLVELSAKQVAFHIPFEVVEKVYPPVPEQLQLRIAFWSFPENEEDIRLYSCLANGSADEFQRGDQLFRMRAVKDPLQIGFHLSATVVPPQMVPPKGAYNVAVMFDRCRVTSCSCTCGAGAKWCTHVVALCLFRIHNASAVCLRAPVSESLSRLQRDQLQKFAQYLISELPQQILPTAQRLLDELLSSQSTAINTVCGAPDPTAGPSASDQSTWYLDESTLTDNIKKTLHKFCGPSPVVFSDVNSMYLSSTEPPAAAEWACLLRPLRGREPEGVWNLLSIVREMFKRRDSNAAPLLEILTDQCLTYEQITGWWYSVRTSASHSSASGHTGRSNGQSEVAAHACASMCDEMVTLWRLAVLDPALSPQRRRELCVQLRQWQLKVIENVKRGQHKKTLERLFPGFRPAVEACYFNWEEAYPLPGVTYSATDRKLALCWARALPPRPGASRCGGLEESRERPRPLPAEPAVRPKEPGAKRKGLGEGVLSSQRGPRRLSAEGGDKALHKMGPGGGKAKALGGAGSGGKGSAGSGSKRRLSSEDSSLEPDLAEMSLDDSSLALGAEASTFGGFPESPPPCPHPGGSRGPSTFLPEPPDTYEEDGGVYFSEGPEPSTASAGPPGLLSRELCTRDDLASTDESGNGLPKTKEAAPAVGEEEDDYQAYYLNAQDGAGGEEEKAEGGAGEEHDLFAGLKPLEQESRMEILFACAEALHAHGYSSEASRLTVELAQDLLANPPDLKVEPPPAKGKKNKVSTSRQTWVATNTLTKAAFLLTVLSERPEHHNLAFRVGMFALELQRPPASTKALEVKLAYQESEVATLLKKIPLGPSEMSTVRCRAEELREGTLCDYRPVLPLMLASFIFDVLCTPVVSPTGSRPPSRNWNNEMPGDEELGFEAAVAALGMKTTVSEAEHPLLCEGTRREKGDLALALMITYKDDQAKLKKILDKLLDRESQTHKPQTLSSFYSSSRPATASQRSPSKHGGPSAPGALQPLTSGSAGPAQPGSVAGAGPGPTEGFTEKNVPESSPHSPCEGLPSEAALTPRPEGKVPSRLALGSRGGYNGRGWGSPGRPKKKHTGMASIDSSAPETTSDSSPTLSRRPLRGGWAPTSWGRGQDSDSISSSSSDSLGSSSSSGSRRASASGGARAKTVEVGRYKGRRPESHAPHVPNQPSEAAAHFYFELAKTVLIKAGGNSSTSIFTHPSSSGGHQGPHRNLHLCAFEIGLYALGLHNFVSPNWLSRTYSSHVSWITGQAMEIGSAALTILVECWDGHLTPPEVASLADRASRARDSNMVRAAAELALSCLPHAHALNPNEIQRALVQCKEQDNLMLEKACMAVEEAAKGGGVYPEVLFEVAHQWFWLYEQTAGGSSTAREGATSCSASGIRAAGEAGRGLPEGRGVPGTEPVTVAAAAAAVTAATVVPVISVGSSLYPGPGLGHGHSPGLHPYTALQPHLPCSPQYLTHPAHPAHPMPHMPRPAVFPVPSSAYPQGVHPAFLGAQYPYSVTPPSLAATAVSFPVPSMAPITVHPYHTEPGLSLPTGVALSSVHPASTFPAIQGASLPALPTQPSPLVSGGFPPPEEETHSQPVNPHSLHHLHAAYRVGMLALEMLGRRAHNDHPNNFSRSPPYTDDVKWLLGLAAKLGVNYVHQFCVGAAKGVLSPFVLQEIVMETLQRLSPAHAHNHLRAPAFHQLVQRCQQAYMQYIHHRLIHLTPADYDDFVNAIRSARSAFCLTPMGMMQFNDILQNLKRSKQTKELWQRVSLEMTTFSP, from the exons ATGGAGCTGATGTTCGCGGAGTGGGAGGACGGAGAGCGCTTCTCTTTCGAGGATTCGGACCGCTTTGAGGAGGATTCGCTCTGTTCTTTCATCTCCGAGGCCGAGAGCCTCTGCCAGAACTGGCGGGGATGGCGCAAACAGTCAGCGGGGCCCAATTCCCCCACTGGCGGCGGTGGCGGAGGTGGCAGTGGCGGTACCAGAACGCGAG ATGGACTGGTGATCCCGCTGGTGGAACTGTCAGCAAAACAGGTGGCATTTCATATCCCATTTGAAGTGGTGGAGAAAGTTTACCCCCCGGTGCCTGAGCAGCTCCAACTCCGAATTGCTTTTTGGAGCTTCCCTGAGAACGAAGAGGATATTCG TCTGTATTCCTGCCTGGCCAACGGTAGTGCAGATGAGTTCCAGCGAGGGGATCAGCTATTCCGCATGAGGGCTGTGAAGGACCCCCTGCAGATTG GGTTCCACCTGAGTGCTACAGTGGTGCCACCTCAGATGGTCCCCCCCAAAGGGGCCTACAACGTGGCTGTGATGTTTGACCGCTGCCGGGTCACTTCCTGCAGCTGCACCTGTGGGGCTGGGGCCAAATGGTGCACCCACGTCGTGGCACTCTGTCTCTTCCGCATCCACAAC GCTTCTGCAGTCTGCCTGCGGGCCCCAGTGTCAGAGTCCCTGTCTCGGCTGCAGAGGGACCAGCTGCAGAAGTTTGCTCAGTACCTCATCAGTGAGCTCCCTCAGCAG ATCCTACCCACAGCCCAGCGTCTCCTGGATGAACTCCTCTCCTCCCAGTCAACAGCCATCAATACAGTATGTGGAGCCCCGG ACCCCACAGCAGGGCCCTCTGCCTCCGATCAGAGTACTTGGTATTTGGATGAATCAACACTCACTGACAACATCAAGAAGACACTGCACAAGTTCTGTGGCCCCTCCCCTGTGGTGTTCAG TGATGTGAACTCCATGTATCTGTCTTCCACGGAGCCTCCGGCCGCTGCTGAATGGGCATGTCTGCTGCGCCCACTGAGGGGCCGCGAGCCAGAGGGAGTCTGGAACTTGCTTAGCATCGTGCGGGAGATGTTCAAGCGGAGGGACAGCAATGCTGCCCCCTTGTTGGAAATCCTCACCGACCAGTGCCTCACTTACGAACAG ATAACAGGCTGGTGGTACAGCGTGCGCACCTCAGCCTCACACAGCAGTGCCAGTGGGCACACAGGCCGCAGCAACGGGCAGTCAGAGGTGGCGGCCCATGCGTGTGCCAGCATGTGTGACGAGATGGTCACACTGTGGAGGCTGGCTGTGCTGGACCCTGCGCTCAGCCCCCAGCG GCGCAGGGAGCTGTGTGTGCAGCTGCGCCAGTGGCAGCTGAAGGTGATTGAGAATGTGAAGCGGGGACAGCACAAGAAGACCCTGGAGCGGCTCTTCCCTGGCTTCCGGCCGGCGGTGGAGGCCTGCTACTTCAACTGGGAAGAGGCCTACCCTCTTCCCGGTGTCACCTACAGTGCCACTGACAGGAAGCTGGCCCTGTGCTGGGCGCGAGCCCTGCCCCCTCGGCCAGGTGCCTCCCGATGTGGGGGCCTGGAAGAATCCCGGGAGCGGCCCCGCCCTCTTCCTGCCGAGCCAGCTGTGCGGCCCAAGGAGCCTGGGGCCAAGCGCAAGGGATTGGGTGAGGGTGTCCTCTCGTCGCAGCGGGGTCCCCGCCGCCTCTCGGCCGAGGGGGGAGATAAGGCTCTGCATAAGATGGGTCCAGGTGGGGGCAAAGCCAAAGCATTGGGGGGGGCTGGCAGTGGGGGCAAGGGCTCAGCAGGCAGCGGGAGCAAGCGGCGGCTGAGCAGTGAAGACAGCTCCCTGGAGCCGGATCTGGCTGAGATGAGCCTGGATGATAGCAGCCTGGCCCTGGGTGCAGAGGCCAGCACCTTTGGTGGATTCCCGGAGAGCCCACCACCCTGCCCTCACCCTGGTGGCTCCCGAGGCCCTTCTACCTTCCTTCCTGAACCTCCAGATACTTACGAAGAAGATGGTGGCGTGTACTTCTCAGAAGGGCCTGAGCCTTCCACAGCCTCTGCTGGCCCCCCTGGCCTACTGTCCAGGGAGCTCTGTACCCGGGACGACCTCGCTTCCACAGATGAGAGTGGCAATGGGCTCCCTAAAACCAAAGAGGCAGCCCCTGCGGTTGGCGAGGAGGAGGATGACTACCAGGCGTATTATCTGAATGCccaggatggggctgggggcGAGGAAGAGAAGGCTgagggcggggctggggaggAACACGACCTGTTTGCCGGACTGAAGCCCCTGGAACAGGAGAGCCGCATGGAG ATATTATTTGCCTGTGCTGAGGCCTTGCATGCGCACGGCTATAGCAGTGAGGCCTCCCGCCTCACCGTGGAGCTTGCCCAGGACCTGCTAGCCAACCCACCTGACCTCAAGGTAGAGCCGCCCCCTGCCAAG GGCAAGAAGAACAAGGTATCTACAAGCCGTCAGACCTGGGTGGCTACCAACACCCTGACCAAGGCGGCCTTCCTGTTAACAGTGCTAAGTGAGCGCCCAGAGCACCACAACCTGGCCTTCCGGGTGGGCATGTTTGCCTTGGAGCTACAGCGGCCCCCAGCTTCCACCAAGGCCTTGGAG GTGAAGCTTGCATATCAGGAGTCTGAGGTGGCCACCTTGCTCAAGAAGATTCCTCTGGGTCCGAGTGAGATGAGTACTGTGCGCTGCCGGGCAGAGGAGCTTCGGGAGGGGACACTCTGTGATTATCGGCCTGTTTTGCCTCTCATGTTGGCCAGTTTCATCTTTGATGTTCTCTGTACTCCAG TGGTTTCTCCCACGGGTTCCCGGCCCCCAAGTCGCAACTGGAACAACGAGATGCCTGGGGAtgaggagctgggatttgaagcaGCAGTTGCTGCCTTGG GCATGAAGACAACAGTGAGTGAGGCAGAGCATCCCCTGCTATGTGAAGGCACACGTCGGGAGAAGGGTGACCTGGCCCTAGCACTAATGATCACTTACAAAGACGACCAGGCCAAACTCAAAAAG ATCTTAGACAAACTCTTGGACCGAGAGAGCCAGACGCATAAACCACAGACACTGAGTTCGTTCTACTCATCTAGCCGCCCGGCCACAGCCAGCCAGAGGTCTCCTTCAAAGCATGGGGGCCCATCTGCTCCAGGGGCCCTGCAACCTCTGACCTCAGGCTCTGCAGGGCCTGCTCAGCCAGGGAGTGTggcaggggctgggccaggcCCCACTGAGGGCTTCACAGAGAAGAATGTGCCTG AGAGTTCCCCACACTCCCCCTGTGAGGGTCTCCCATCTGAGGCAGCTTTGACCCCAAGACCAGAGGGAAAGGTTCCCAGCCGCTTGGCACTTGGCAGCCGTGGAGGCTACAATGGACGGGGCTGGGGCTCACCAGGGCGTCCTAAGAAGAAGCACACAG GCATGGCCAGCATTGACAGCAGTGCCCCTGAAACGACGTCGGATAGCTCCCCAACCTTAAGCCGGAGGCCACTTCGAGGGGGCTGGGCCCCTACCTCCTGGGGCCGAGGACAGGACAGTGACAGCATTAGCAGCTCTTCCTCAGACTCCCTTGGCTCCTCGTCTTCCAGCGGAAGTCGCCGGGCCAGTGCCAGTGGAGGGGCCCGGGCGAAGACGGTTGAAGTTGGCAG GTACAAGGGCCGCCGTCCTGAGAGTCATGCCCCCCATGTACCCAATCAGCCGTCAGAGGCAGCTGCACACTTCTACTTCGAGCTGGCGAAGACGGTGCTGATCAAGGCAGGGGGCAACAGCAGCACTTCCATTTTCACACATCCATCTTCCTCAGGGGGCCACCAGGGTCCTCACCGTAACCTGCACCTTTGCGCCTTCGAGATAGGGCTTTACGCCCTTGGCCTGCACAACTTTGTTTCTCCCAACTGGCTCTCACGTACTTATTCTTCCCACGTTTCCTGGATTACAG GCCAGGCAATGGAGATTGGCAGCGCAGCCCTGACTATACTGGTAGAATGCTGGGATGGGCACCTGACACCCCCTGAGGTTGCATCCCTGGCTGACAGGGCATCACGGGCACGAGACTCCAATATGGTGAGGGCAGCGGCGGAACTAGCCCTAAGCTGCCTGCCTCATGCCCATGCGTTGAACCCCAATGAGATCCAGCGGGCCCTGGTGCAGTGCAAGGAGCAG GATAACCTGATGTTGGAGAAGGCCTGCATGGCAGTGGAAGAGGCGGCTAAGGGTGGGGGCGTATACCCCGAAGTGTTGTTTGAGGTTGCTCACCAGTGGTTCTGGCTATATGAGCAAACAGCAGGTGGCTCATCCACAGCCCGTGAAGGGGCTACAAGCTGTAGTGCCAGTGGGATCAGGGCAGCTGGGGAGGCTGGGCGGGGGCTGCCTGAGGGCAGGGGGGTCCCAGGGACTGAGCCGGTTACAGTggcagcggcggcagcagcagtgaCAGCAGCCACAGTGGTGCCAGTCATCTCGGTGGGGTCCAGTTTATATCCGGGTCCAGGACTGGGGCATGGTCATTCCCCTGGCCTGCACCCCTACACTGCTCTACAGCCCCACCTGCCCTGCAGCCCTCAATACCTCACCCACCCAGCTCACCCTGCCCACCCCATGCCACATATGCCCCGGCCTGCCGTCTTCCCTGTGCCCAGCTCTGCATACCCACAG GGTGTGCATCCTGCATTCCTGGGGGCTCAGTACCCTTACTCGGTGACTCCCCCCTCACTTGCCGCCACGGCTGTGTCTTTCCCCGTCCCTTCCATGGCACCCATCACAGTGCATCCCTACCACACAGAGCCAGGGCTCTCACTGCCCACCGGTGTGGCCT TGAGCAGTGTCCATCCAGCTTCCACGTTTCCGGCCATCCAGGGTGCCTCActgcctgccctgcccacacAGCCCAGCCCTCTGGTGAGCGGGGGTTTTCCACCACCCGAGGAGGAGACTCACAGTCAGCCTGTCAACCCGCACAGCCTACACCACCTGCACGCCGCCTACCGTGTCG GGATGCTGGCACTGGAGATGCTGGGTCGCCGGGCACACAATGATCACCCCAACAActtctctcgctcccccccctaCACTGATGATGTCAAATGGTTGCTGGGGCTGGCAGCAAAGCTGG gagtGAACTACGTGCACCAGTTCTGTGTGGGGGCAGCCAAGGGGGTGCTGAGCCCGTTTGTGCTGCAGGAGATCGTCATGGAGACGCTGCAGCGGCTGAGCCCCGCTCATGCCCACAACCACCTGCGTGCCCCGGCCTTCCACCAACTGGTGCAGCGCTGCCAGCAGGCATACATGCAG TACATCCACCACCGCTTGATTCACCTGACCCCTGCCGACTACGACGACTTTGTGAACGCGATCCGCAGTGCTCGCAGCGCCTTCTGCCTGACACCCATGGGCATGATGCAGTTCAACGACATCCTGCAGAATCTCAAGCGCAGCAAACAGACCAAGGAGCTGTGGCAGCGGGTCTCACTCGAGATGACCACCTTCTCCCCCTGA